The stretch of DNA GGGCACGGGGTCCGTTCCGTAGAACCCAAGCGAGAGCGCCCCGCACCCAGCGCCACATGCGCGAGCGCGTAGCCATCAGCCGCGGGGAGAAAGAgaggcggcgatggcgacgagCGGCCGGGCCGGGGCGCGACGGTGATAACGGATCGCAGTGGGGGTGAGCCGCGGGGATCGACGGCGCCGGGGCGGCCGCGTGTGCATCTGCGCAGGCTTGATGCTGCTACCAGCAGCTCTAGAAGCGCGGCGTGCCTGGATTCCCTCTGGGACTGGCCGGCTGGGTGTGGTGTGCTGGGATTGGCAAAGGTAGGcgagtgcgtgcgtgcgtgtgggGTGGTTCGAACTTTCCAGGTGTACAGATGTGTTGTACACTTGTACTACGCATCGTCCAAGAAAGTGGAACGTGAAGCACCCCATGGTGTGCCTGCATCACAGCATCACCCAGAGGTGGCTAGGTGCTATAAGGCGGTTGTGAGCGGCGGTGTTGGATGggatagctttttttttttgcggtcATTGGATTGGATGGAAATTGGAATGGCATTACTGATGTGCTGCTGTGCAGACGGCACCATATAGAAGAACAGGGAAGCCAGTTTGGGCCGGTTCACCTGCACTGGACGGCAGCGaaggaatttttttattttttttattcgatttatcaaaaatatatgtggctatatttttttttccaaaaatgtcaccctgccgccggttcgtttggcggtaaggagctaccgccggatgaaccggcggtaagatccttggcccacggcccatggAACCTACCGCCGTTTGATCCGGCGGTAGCTCCTTACCTCCAAACGAACCGGCGGTAAGTGCTACCGCCGCGCTGTAGCAGCCGGCTGTAGCTGCCCTGTAGACGGCAGCGCCctaccgccgtttgaaacggcggtaggtgttcccacaatttatttttaattattttatatgctTTCACTACTGTAATtaattgtataattattttaaagaCTGTCTGAACtataattattttctttacgtttagagatatttcagaaaataatagagatagcggaggttagggaaatattttttttaaatttatacaaattagatttaactctaatagtctgtgaaaatatattttcatgagatattcatgagtttcaattacgatttcgatgtcctgtcaccttgcattagattcttcagcacccccactataattaaaaatgtgggagtacctaccgccgtttcaaacggcgatAGACATGCGTGAACCATGCCTATAGACCAAATAGCTCCATCTATAAATAAAACATCGCCCCATCTCATATGAAGTCAGTAGCCATCTCATACGAAGTTTTTAACCATCCACGCACGGCCACCATGTCTTCCTCTGGttctacctacattccgtggaacaagattagagaacatgtgcctcaaggagtgcaggttccaatgtgcttctgcggttcgttgtgcaagctgatggagtccaaagttttgggcgatgacttcggcaggaggttcttcatgtgtgagaactacgagtacgatccgccaaagcgctacggcaaggacaaagcGAAGGTATCACCTCGCATTATGTAGTTTGCGTCTTCGGAGTTCAGTATGTTAATTCTAACTCGGCTTGGAAATagagtccaccacctctttgtgatttcatacagtggctggacacggagcaatcgaccgaagctaaggaacacgttgagcgcaaagcaaggtgggctgcggaaaggtggcagcgaatgctgcaagaggaaaaaatggaggagaagcgcaagaaagataaagaagagatcgagaagaggttcgcagaagtggaacgtcggcagacggaggagcgtgaagctgatagggagaggaagcgagagagggcccgccgtgcgaaggaggcgggacccgaggctattaggaaggggaagtatcctcggtgcactcagtagatgactatcatgtaatgttcgaatttcatattccctaaggcatgttaggtctagATGGAACACGACGTTAGCGTGTTCCATGTACATGCCAGTGCAATTGTTATTGTAATTTCAATGTCAAATTAATCTGCATTGTGTAATTTGTACTAGCTGCAACTAAATTATTCAGAAGCATTTCCCTATAAATAAACTTTTCAGACCGATGCGATGACAACTCCATTGGCATATATCGGCCAGTACACACAATAAAAACAATGAAAACAATCACCGTTCAAACATTGAACACAAATTAAATAGTGGTCCACACAATTCAACGCACAGAACACATGACATGGCATGTCAGGACCTGTTGCATACTATGGTAACGAGGTCCAatactaaacctaacatgccttaggtaattcgaaCAAACGTTACATTATATATTCAGACGGAGCAGTACAACATCAATCATTCACGGGCAGTACCTTTATCACGTCCCGCGATGTCTGGTTTTGCATGCTCGCCTTTGCGTAAATCTTCATTCACCTTCTTTAACCACTCCATATATTCCTGATCACGATGAgtgatccacgtgtcaatccactcatggaaatgacaccaatgagtatgcGTGTCATCACCAGCATACTTTTGCAAATAAGAAACGattcaaaattaataaaaataataaaagcatatttacaaattaatctatacctgtgatgttgcacctcttttttggacttcctcgatattcttgcaacaccaatacctctggccaaaagtctcgtaatcaCGAGATATATTCGGAACCCAACGCATTTGACAATAGCAATTgggtggctctacacctttcggccataccttgcaatctgtaatacatctattgggatcgttaggagagggtcctaaattagcctccatttcccgacggaaagctgtccgggagaatgaggagctcatagCTGTTTGGTTGGGCTAATTAAAAAAAGTGGAAACTGAATTGCAAGTCTGTGCTCTCAGGAACCACAAGGTGCTCTTTTATAGACGCAGGGCTGTTTGCATATCCAAGCACTTTGAACACAGATATTACCTCTCACTGCTCCACAGTCGTCCACGGTTctgcactcgcacgctccacagtgTGCACTCATTCCACAAAAAACAACAACAGGATCTCTCACTGCTCGTACCATCAgtactcgcacgctccacagcgttcactgctaccactttaaacacggatTATTGCATCGACCTACTCATCGCATCGCCCACTTTAAACTCGTTGTACTGTCACTGCATCGAcctactcgtgattattgcactgccctGACACATCCCATCGCCCGGAACACTACACGGTACCGGCGTAATCGTCACAATGTTAACCATAgaaattacatcataatacaatgttaatgaaacacacagcaGAAATACAGTGgtatggcagaacccgttgcaactatGGTAAACAAATTCTGATCTAAGCTAACAtgtcttaggtaatttaaaaaacccaacaaatacaacgatgcagcatgtcacttgGACTAGGTAGTACTAATAGCAGTACCCatacgtagcaaactgcgttgagccttctccgcagtatccacccattgcaggttgcGCAGGCGGTGGTACCGGAGGGGCAGTGCCCttgttcttgtgacaagggcagttgcagtaaggaatagtgcatggttcatcttgtgaagcggcagcattgctggtatcatcatctacgtcgtctttgttaccctcgctcacttcctcataatggttcaccttgcactccagatcaaagatctttatctggaggttctcgatgaactcctgaactgaatcaattggtgcaggatcgacccacctggtaaacccacagttttctggagcatctgaagactgcaaaacaaatttcatgtaaggtgtctcaatgaagataaagaaataaaacaaccgagcattacccatgcgtgtgggcatttgaagaaatgctgaccgccatccatcccgtcggtgcacatctgcactaagcagtcctcaccatgtctgcattttggccacgtttCTCtatggttatcgtattgtagaagaggagtttcattggtaaattcactcttgtgctgtggcggaaactcaaacactggttccggaaaggaatccggtccaagaggcccctcccatattatggggtctccctttcttctcccttttcctttcccaaaaccgtagtaattcttcccgctagacccacctccagacattgggtatacaatgagctttggtgtttgagtggtgctgggagttcacaagcttgtgagtatttataggcgcacaaaggtctgatacccgaagtgtggagtgtaaatacACATGAAAAGCCTACTGtattcgcacgctccacagcgctcactcctaccactttaaacacggacacgacctctcgttgctcttgatttgtaccctcgcacgctcaacaccgctcactcctcccactttaaacaacaacacgacgtctcactgctcatgacttcagcacttgcacgctccacagcgctcactcgtgattattgcactgccccgACATATCAAATCATAATTTCACTGCACGGACATATACCATCGCCCGAAATATTGCACCGGCCAACTCATCATAATGGTACGTAATGGACACATCAAATCATAGTCTGCACATGCATACATAACATAGTATGACGGAACAAAGTAATTAACAAGCTACAACCTGTAAACTAGATGCGTCCACGcttgccccctctcctcctgccaCGTCGCTCTGCAGCCTGGCCCGCCCTAGTGTGGTGCTGCGAGTACGTCAGTGGCTCCGGTGGGATGGTCTGGCGAGTGGACCGATGACCCTGCTCAGGAACAGGCGTCTGCTCCACCTGACTGTAGTCCTGCATCGCGAGTGGGGCACCCCCCAGCTGTGAAGTGCCGACGACCTCCTGCGTCGGTGCAGAAGAGAAGAACGTGTTCACCCACTCCATCTGCGCGAGGTCGTCCACCTCCTGAATCTCCTCATCGTCGTCTGTCCCTCCCACCTGCCGGTACTCTGATTCACAAACTTCAATCCATCAATATTCAATTAAAAATGCACTTGTTACCGCAAATTAACAACTGGTCTTAGACGTACCTAAATCGTGTATTGGACGACGAAGAGACGAAGATCCAGCGTCGTAGGGATCCATCGACGGAAACAGCGACGAGCCGGGCGCTACACGAATAAGAAGTACAAGTTAATGAATAAAGTTTTACCTGTTACGGTATTGTAAGTGACACGAGGTTAGAGTATGATTTACCTGCCGAGTACAAATGTGCCGGTCGCGGCACGTACGTGGGCCGAACTGCAGAACCCGAAGGTGTCGCCATCGTgtcaggtggcggtggcggtggcggtggcggtggacctgACTGTGCCGCAGGTGCAGACCGTCGTGACGATGGACCGGTCACAGGAACCGGCCCCGAACTGCGAGGTGGGAGGAAGGTGTCGTCCTCACGACAGGTCACGGCTCATCGGAATCGCTTGCACATATCGACGATCTTCTGCAGCGTGCTCTGGTGCTGGGCGGGCGTCATGTCATGGTACTGGCCTATACTCGACGAAGCCTCGGACTCAATCGCTCGTATGACATCGTACTGTACCGAGAAAGTAGTAACATCATATGCAACCAGTTTTTTTACTGCAAAATCAATCAGAGAAACGTACCGCTATGGCGAAGTTCTGGTCTCGAACTACGGGGTACGTCTCCGACACCCTTGCGGCCTCGATCGGAGCCTCTGGTGGAACGTGCACGACCCGTGTGCGCGTCCTCGGCAGGTACCACCGTAGGTAGTCCGCGAACGCCTCGTCGCTGTGCGGCCGATCCTCGAAAACGACGTCGTCGAGGGCCGCGGCCCAAGAGTCGACGTAAGGACGGACCTTGTCGGCCCACCGCGAGCCTGGTGGCTGATCCTGCCGTGTCCACCTATAATAGAAAGCTTGAGCGATTCAATGCTAAATGGTAGGTTATAAAAAATGATGAATTATTAACAGAACTATTTATTCGGTACCTATGGATGTGGGCCTccactgagtgcacaatcgggaCCGGGGTCTGCAGGTAgagaccgaactgcctcataaccggggcgggcggccggcggcgagggcgggcggcggcgtgggcagagcgagagggcggcggcgctgggggagcGGGCGCGCGCAGTTTAATACGTGGAACTTACCGCcggttgaaacggcggtaggtggaacctaccgccggatgatccggcggtAAGCTCCGGCCCACCACGGCCCACGGCGGTACGATCCTACCggcggttcatccggcggtaacaaCCTTCCGCCGTTTCAACCGGCGGTAAGCTCCGGCCCACCACGGCCCACGGCGGTACGAtcctaccgccggttcatccggcggtaacaaccttccgccggatgaaccggcggctgggtgacatttttgaaaaaaaaatcacaacatatatttttgataaatcgaatatatatatatatatatatatatatatatatatatatatatatatatatatatatatatataaactcgcagcgaaggaaaagaaaaccaaAGGAGAGGCCAGGGGTCGGGTGGGCTTGTGACCTCATATTATGTCTACGACTACGACGATGGGCTATGGAGAAAATTTCCTGGCCCAAAAAGCAGAAGCGTCGAAGCCCTCACGTTAAAATTTAACAGTTCCATCCTTTGAAAATAACTTACTTGCAGGTCCATCTTACTAGTAGTTTATTATTAACTTGAAcaaatattacaaaaccaatATTCATGAAACCGGTGCCCAGcatgtccccccccccccccccccaaaaaaaaaagaaaccggTGCCCAGCACGTAACATAATACACTCACTACATCATACCAAGCGGGAGCAACTCCGTCCTCTCAAAATTAACGTCGACAAATTGCAGCCTCCATCAGGGGTAAAACACAATACACGACAATTTTCACCGGaaattaagaagaagaaaaagataaaagagGGTAATTTCGGTTGGTACAGCAACTGGCCTGCACCGCACCCCATAGGCCATATACATGCATCGGTCGCGTCGTTGCTTATTAGCAGACGCCGTTGATCTTCTTCTTGGCCAGGACGGCCCTCTTCCAGAGCGAGATGACCTCGCGCTGCTTGTCCATCTCCCTCTGgctggcctcggcggcggcgagcgcggcgaggtcgccgctgggggcgcgggcgggcaGCGCGTCCAGCTCGTGCAGCACCTTCTCGATGTCGAGCACGAGGCGCTCGGCGAAGGTGCGGCTGAAGTCCTCGCGGATGACCACGCGGAGCACCGTCACGTGCTGCGCGTCGGGGGGCATGGTGTAGGCCGGCACGATCCACCCGAAGCGGCGCAGGAAGTCGGAGATCTCGAACTCGTTGTGCCGGCTGCTGTCCTTGAGGGAGAAGGCCACCAGCGGCACGCCGGTGTCCTTGGACACGATGTTGAACCGCCCCGTCTTCTCCAGGCCCTGCTTCAGCACCATCGCGTTCTCCTGGCAGTTCTCCATGATGTTCTTGTAACCCTGCATTGGAAGGAAGCAcacgtttttttatttttttgttttttaaaaaaatcagaatACTCTGTTACACACATAATCCATTGACGGTATCAGCAAGTATAAGCGATGGCAAATTTTACCTCAAAGCCAAGGCGGATCAGCTGGTAGTACTGTGCGATGACTTGGCTGGAACCTGAAATCATGGTGGGCGCCGTGAGCACAACAGCCAGATCACTGTGGTGTGTGCACAGGGGGGAACAGGCCAGAATAATGAAGTTAAAAGAGACCTTTGGAGAAGTTGAGGGTGAAGGTGGGCTGGTCGGCGCCCAGGTAGTTGATGTGGAAGATGAGCTCTTCCGGCAGGTCCTCCTTGCTCCTCCAGATGCACCATCCGATGCCGGCGTAGACGAGGCCGTACTTGTGCCCGCTGACGTTGATGCTCTTCACCAGCGGCAGACGGAAGTCCCACTCCAGCTCCGGGTACAGGAACGGCGCGATGaacccgccgctcgccgcgtccACGTGGATCGGCGTGTCCCAGCTGCGTGCGCGTTCAGATCGAGCTCATCGGTCAGGATCGCACGGCTGGCAAGTAACCACACGTGTGCAGCACATCGAAACATTGAGCTGAGCTCGCTTGCACGGGTAGAGAGTGCCAGCAGTTACCCTGTCTCGGCGTTCTTCTGGGTGAGCAGGTCGTTGAGCAGCTTCACGTCCTCGAACTCGCCGTTGAGCGTGGAGCCGAGGATGGCGGCGACGCAGATGGTGTTCTCGTCCACCATGTCCACGGCCTTGTGCGGGTCCATGACGTAGTACCCCTCGCTCAGCTTCACCTCCTTGAGCTCCACCTCGAAATAACGCGCGAACTTCTCCCAGCAGACCTGCATTTCCccagccaattattcagaagaTCTATCCAGTGGAAATAAACTAGCACTGGCACATATACCAAAATTGGGCGTTGCGATTTCTGCTTACTTGGACGTTGGCGCCGGTGACGATGTTAGGCTTGTCGCAGGGCTTGCCGGCGGCCCTCATCTTGTTCTGCCAACGCCTCTTGAACGCCAGCCCGGCGAGCATGATGGCCTCGGACGAGCCGACGGTGCCGACCCCGACGGCAGTTTCAGAATCGCCGAGAGGGGCGTTGAACAGATGGGCGATCATGTTCACGCACCGATTCTGTAGAATCACCGATCAGTTTAAAATTAGTTAAGATTCAAAACGATGGTCACGGTGCATTTCCCCTTGGACagtacaaatattttttttctaatttcaGAATAGGGAGAACTTTTGACTCACAATCATTATtttaagaaaatattttttaaaaaaacatttcTCAAAGAAATCGTCAATCTTAAGAAATTGAAAAAAGCTGTTGCAATTTGCAAATACCACACTTGGGTCGTAAAGGGCTCAATATTTTgtactagaaaatctaagggtcgggccctaaaagggtcgggctctaatcttatacaattttaaactaaaatatttaagagccttgttgggctgtgaagagactACTAGGATCATGACCTATTACCACCCCTATCCACACTACAGAGGGAACTGTCATTATAGCGCTTAATATTTCCCAAAAAAGAAGAATTCGTAGATGGGTGTTGAGATTTTTTTCCCCAACGAACGGGTGCTGAGATTTCACACTGGTTAAAGTTTGGAATCCAATGCTAAAACCATTCGAATAGTAGTTGGGGGAAAGATAGTGTTGGGCTTGTGCTTCAAGGAATGGCCGGTGTTCCCgcaaaaaaacaaaaggaatgGCCGGTGTTcccgaaaaaaaaaaggaatggcCGTGGATCGATGCAGGTGTCTCTCCACGATTCATGCGCGCCCGCCACGAATCATCACAGTATTTTCTTTTTCAGGTCAATCTTCGCTTTCGGAGCGCCTCCTGACCTAACCCAAATGTCTGATCCAGGCAGGTGTCCCGAACTCctgagcatctccagcagtttggcaaatcgagttgtcatctttgatttttgataaaaacgttaaaaatactcctccaacagtttggcaaaagacttggcaatttttggcaacttgggaaaaaacagcctccagcgcgtaaatatacgcgcgcggcgcgcggttggcatcgtggtttctagtcaggtgaaagggtgaaaaaagaaataaataacagagaagggttaCTGATTTAATTTTTCAAGATGTGAAAgtgcataaatataattttgtttatctctcagggttcctgatgtaagttagatctggatttggcaagtgaattatgccaaactgttggagataacctctttttttacttggcatatctttttagaagttggcaaaacacaagatatgacaaataaaatatggcaaactcttggagatgctctgatATCACAAAAGGTCACAGCTTGAACCAAAAGCGCAACTTGGCCTCTTCCCTCTTGGCTCTCCTAATTTTGTTGTTCCTTAATGACacatttttcattcaaaaaggGCATGTTAGAGTTGTAGCCTTTTTAAAATGTGCCCTCAGCTCCGCCTTTCGGCCGTGCGAATGACCAACACTACCATATCTCCCCAGCACCAGTCCCACTAGCATTTGTCCCATCTTTGCTTTTGTGGATAGCAGCGGGCCAGCAGATCTCTTCGGatatccttctttttttttctctctctgagAGAAGAATCTCATTGGGCCAAGAAGCCACCCCGGTTTGTTTTCTTGCCGTAGTTTAT from Panicum virgatum strain AP13 chromosome 9K, P.virgatum_v5, whole genome shotgun sequence encodes:
- the LOC120648513 gene encoding uncharacterized protein LOC120648513, yielding MATPSGSAVRPTYVPRPAHLYSAAPGSSLFPSMDPYDAGSSSLRRPIHDLEYRQVGGTDDDEEIQEVDDLAQMEWVNTFFSSAPTQEVVGTSQLGGAPLAMQDYSQVEQTPVPEQGHRSTRQTIPPEPLTYSQHHTRAGQAAERRGRRRGGKRGRI
- the LOC120649947 gene encoding glutamate decarboxylase 1-like, with the protein product MVLSHGVGGGSDESVHSTFASRYVRASLPRFRMPEQSIPKEAAYQIINDELMLDGNPRLNLASFVTTWMEPECDKLIQASLNKNYVDMDEYPVTTELQNRCVNMIAHLFNAPLGDSETAVGVGTVGSSEAIMLAGLAFKRRWQNKMRAAGKPCDKPNIVTGANVQVCWEKFARYFEVELKEVKLSEGYYVMDPHKAVDMVDENTICVAAILGSTLNGEFEDVKLLNDLLTQKNAETGWDTPIHVDAASGGFIAPFLYPELEWDFRLPLVKSINVSGHKYGLVYAGIGWCIWRSKEDLPEELIFHINYLGADQPTFTLNFSKGSSQVIAQYYQLIRLGFEGYKNIMENCQENAMVLKQGLEKTGRFNIVSKDTGVPLVAFSLKDSSRHNEFEISDFLRRFGWIVPAYTMPPDAQHVTVLRVVIREDFSRTFAERLVLDIEKVLHELDALPARAPSGDLAALAAAEASQREMDKQREVISLWKRAVLAKKKINGVC